The genomic interval ATGACATAAAATCAGTTTAACAGAATGTATTGAGTGCCCAATATGCATAAAGTGTTCAAACTGTTTGGTTGGACATAATCAGGTCAAATTTAAAATCTGTTACTTCAATTCCAAATAATGTGGTAATACATTATTCCAGAATTTTTTGGAAGCTGGTGGCCCATTTTCTAAAAGTTGTTTTGACCGCACTGGCATTTTGAACCTCTGTACTTCATGctctttcccctttccctccctttcaGCAATCAGCTTTTTGGgatgtgttttatctttgttgTATTTCACAGATCCTCTGCTTTCCCTCacttttttggattcttttccttCACCCTGTCTTCCCTGCCTTCCCCTTTCTTCATTGCCTGTCTCCTGGGACTtcccctccacttcctcctcatcctcctcttcttcctcctcctcttctctcctcctcttttcttcctctttcctctcccccagtttcccctccttttccctttggttgccttccccctcttcttcctgctcctctccttcctcttcctcctccccttttccctcctccccctctccttcttcctcttcttctccttccccctccccttctccctctccttcttcctctccttcttgcccttcctcctctccctcttcttctccctcctcctctgcttcttctccccgctgcccctccccttctccttcctcttcctctccttccccctcctcctcctcctctccttctccctcctcctctccttcctgccctttcccctcttcctcctctccttcttgcccctcctcctctcccccttctccttcctgcccttccccctctccttcctcctctccttcttgcctctcctcctgtcccccttcctccccttccctttcctctcccccctccccttcctcctctcccccctccccttcctcctctccctcttcttcctgcccttcccccacctcctccccctctccttcctcctctccttcctgccctttgtctctttcctcctctcccccctccccttcctcctctcccccctctccttcctcctctcccccctccccttcctcctctccctcttcttcctgcccttcccccacctcctccccctctccttcctcctctccttcctgccctttcttgtctctttcctcctctcccccctccccttcctcctctccctcttcttcctgcccttcccccacctcctccccctctccttcctcctctccttcctgccctttcttgtctctttcctcctctcccccctccccttcctcctctcccccctcttcttcctgcccttcccccacctcctctcccttcccttctggctcttcctccccttctccctcctctttcccggctcccttctcctcctccccttcctcttcctcttctttctcttctcctccctcttcctcctcctctccttccccctctccttgctctcccccttccccttcctccatccctttctttctttcctcctgatGGCCTTGTTCCCTCTCCTCTGGctcctgttcctcctcctcttccaggtCTTTCTCTCCCTTACCCAGGCTCTCCATTTCTCCTTCTGCcctgtctttctcctcctccacttcctcactTCGTCTCCGTTCCACTCCTGAATCCCCCTCCTTCCCAATCCCCTCACCTCCACCTTCGGGCAGGTGCTCTGCCTCTCCCCTTGGCTCTCCCTCACCTTCACTCACCTCTGCTCTGTTTGTAAGGTCATCTGACAGGAgctctgcttccttctcttttcctccagGCATCTCCTCATTTGCCTCTATCTCTTGCTCCTCTATTCCACTTCCTTCTGAATCATCTTCTCCTTCCTGCTCCTCTGGGATCTCTGACAAGCAGTCACACttaaaatcatattttgttaggaATTTGGACATTCTGTGTTCGATCTCTTCCTCATGTCCTTGTTCAATACATTTTCTGCTATACCATAAGTTTACATCAGTCTCCACTTCATCATCCTCCTTCTCTCCACTGCTAAATTCTACTGATTCAGGCTGCTCGAATCCATCAGCTGTACCCTGCTGACTTGCACTGTCACCTTCCAAGTAACTATCTGGCTCCTCTGTAGATCCTCTTTCACTGTCAAAGAGCACATCTTGCTCGTTCCTTTTACTTTCCttaacaaaatttttattttcttcatcctCAATATTCATATCTCTATTTGGTAAGTTGTCAAACATGtcaatattttttctattctcttcacTTTTTCTTATATAAGGACCTGTCATTTTCACCAGATCACTTTCCTTCTTAGAGTCTATTTCTTCTGCTTCTGAATCCTTCTGACTGTGTCCTCcatcactttctttttctatttccttacTATTAAGTGGATAGACACCATGCTTACTTTCACGTCTAAATATCCCTTTTTGCAAACCCTCTGCACTGGTGTTGGCTGGACGGCTGTGCTGGCCCGAGTCATTACCTACgtcctcatctgaaaatgctTCCACGGTCACAGGTGCTTGCATCGCGTACATTCCTTTTGCCAAAAGTTGTTTATAtgttttcccttctttcattttttgggACATCTCTTCACTTTCATACTCATTACTATCATCATTTTCAGTCTGAGCTGTATGCTGCTTCAGTTTCTCAATTGTTTCTTGTTTCTGTAAATTTTTTGAAGTCATCGTCATACTACTATTAATTGACAAAGTAACTTATCTATTATAAAATACTGCCAAGATTTTGCATTATTGTAAGTTTCACTAGAATAAAAATGCTCAGTTTTACTAGACATTTTCTCAGATCTTGTTTTTCCTGAGGATAATTTATGCCACTCTCTAAGTCTGTAGAGCACCTAATTTTGATTTAGTAACATGTATCTGTGTTTCACTTTCAAATCTGCTATCTACCTTAATTTTGTCATTACTCACAGTATCATCAATATTTATTCTCTGCCCCTTTTCTTAATCTGaatcaattaaatatatttccagaCTGATTTTGCAATAATACTTTGAGCAAATAATAATTTGAGCAAAATACTGCTCAAAAATATatgcttttctgtcttctctaatGTTTTAATTGTCAAATTTTGATTGtgtgaaatacacaaaatttaaaaaaatgaaaatatgaaattttaaaaaacttaaaataatgaatagctttttctagaagaaagacatctgaaatgaaaactacaagTGAAATGTTCTTTTATCAATATAgtaaataatgaatatatttttcttttcaaaacaaaatcTTTGAGTTTTCAAAGTTTTGACCCTCTTCCTTTTATCTATTATATTCTTTAATTATAATCTGCATATATAAAAAACACTATAAAAATACTTATGGTAAAATATaagattttattaaaaactttatAAACTAATAAAAAAACTTCTGAAATGAAACATTGAGATTTTAATGATAcgttaagaatataaaattaatttcctgATGGACAAAATTAGGCAAAAATCAAACTGTTGACCTAAATTCTACAAGCtaataaattaaaatagtaaatgaATTTGGGTCTCTAGATAGTAAAACCTCACTAAATCAAGTTTTATAAATTGTGATGAGTGCTAGGCCTAGGAAGAGGTCATCTTTTTGCTAAACAGATTCTTAAAACGGCACGAGTTAAAAGTTAATATATAGAATTACtataataaatctttttttattgactAAACTAGACCTGGTAGGGCCTCTACTTCAAAGGACTATTTGAAGCATAAAACATATATTAGTCTAAAAGGAAGTGCTTCCTTTTCTGCTTGTTCTAGATCTCTTCTTTAAAAAGTCACGATTCTTTCAAGAGCCCTAAGAGAGACAGAGGCCAAGTTGCCAGAAATGATTTCTAAACGTATGTGCCTTTATTTCCTTTGCACAAtaaagcagcacagaagaggcagagcccagagtCTTAAGAGGAAGGAAAGACACACAAAAGACGTCTGCTT from Vicugna pacos chromosome X, VicPac4, whole genome shotgun sequence carries:
- the RPGR gene encoding X-linked retinitis pigmentosa GTPase regulator isoform X3, with product MPRVSLWGPRGLPGPSSGLRRSFRPHRVPPTSFPAQAQASRSAISMREPEEMVPDSGAVFTFGKTKFAENTPSKFWFKNDIPIYLSCGDEHTAIITGNNKLFMFGCNNWGQLGLGSKSTVSKPTCVKALKQEKVKFAACGRNHTLVSTEGGKVYAAGGNNEGQLGLGDTEERNTFHLVSFFTSQHKIKQLSAGSNTSAVLTEDGELFMWGDNSEGQIGLNNITNVCVPHQVTVGKPISWISCGYYHSAFITTEGELYTFGEAECGKLGLPPELLVNHKVPQLVPGIPEKVIQVACGGGHTVVLTENAVYSFGLGQFGQLGLGTFIFETSEPRIIDDIKDQKISHISCGENHTALITDIGLMYTFGDGRHGKLGLGLENFTNQFVPTLCSNFLRFIIQLVACGGCHMLVFATPRLDMLEDNDSDEMNDCYLPSSTFLPISDLTSGTVLNRSLSARMRRREREKSPDSIRMPRTLPPTEGTLVPPTCFSPRSVPFCVSESDLLEKIMPEKEGSMQPLEPDYFQYKMTKEKETDNFSSVDSESLGETTDVLNMTHMMSLNSNEKTLKLSPIQKQKKQETIEKLKQHTAQTENDDSNEYESEEMSQKMKEGKTYKQLLAKGMYAMQAPVTVEAFSDEDVEIPEEQEGEDDSEGSGIEEQEIEANEEMPGGKEKEAELLSDDLTNRAEVSEGEGEPRGEAEHLPEGGGEGIGKEGDSGVERRRSEEVEEEKDRAEGEMESLGKGEKDLEEEEEQEPEEREQGHQEERKKGMEEGEGGEQGEGEGEEEEEGGEEKEEEEEGEEEKGAGKEEGEGEEEPEGKGEEVGEGQEEEGGEEEGEGGEEERDKKGQEGEEEGEGEEVGEGQEEEGEEEGEGGEEERDKKGQEGEEEGEGEEVGEGQEEEGEEEGEGGEEEGEGGEEEGEGGEEERDKGQEGEEEGEGEEVGEGQEEEGEEEGEGGEEEGEGGEEREGEEGGQEERQEGEEEGEGEGQEGEGGEEEGQEGEEEEGKGQEGEEEGEGEEEEEGEGEEEEGEGEGQRGEEAEEEGEEEGEEEGQEGEEEGEGEGEGEGEEEEEGEGEEGKGEEEEEGEEQEEEGEGNQREKEGKLGERKEEEKRRREEEEEEEEDEEEVEGKSQETGNEERGRQGRQGEGKESKKVRESRGSVKYNKDKTHPKKLIAEREGKGKEHEVQRFKMPVRSKQLLENGPPASKKFWNNVLPHYLELK
- the RPGR gene encoding X-linked retinitis pigmentosa GTPase regulator isoform X2 gives rise to the protein MPRVSLWGPRGLPGPSSGLRRSFRPHRVPPTSFPAQAQASRSAISMREPEEMVPDSGAVFTFGKTKFAENTPSKFWFKNDIPIYLSCGDEHTAIITALKQEKVKFAACGRNHTLVSTEGGKVYAAGGNNEGQLGLGDTEERNTFHLVSFFTSQHKIKQLSAGSNTSAVLTEDGELFMWGDNSEGQIGLNNITNVCVPHQVTVGKPISWISCGYYHSAFITTEGELYTFGEAECGKLGLPPELLVNHKVPQLVPGIPEKVIQVACGGGHTVVLTENAVYSFGLGQFGQLGLGTFIFETSEPRIIDDIKDQKISHISCGENHTALITDIGLMYTFGDGRHGKLGLGLENFTNQFVPTLCSNFLRFIIQLVACGGCHMLVFATPRLDMLEDNDSDEMNDCYLPSSTFLPISDLTSGTVLNRSLSARMRRREREKSPDSIRMPRTLPPTEGTLVPPTCFSPRSVPFCVSESDLLEKIMPEKEGSMQPLEPDYFQYKMTKEKETDNFSSVDSESLGETTDVLNMTHMMSLNSNEKTLKLSPIQKQKKQETIEKLKQHTAQTENDDSNEYESEEMSQKMKEGKTYKQLLAKGMYAMQAPVTVEAFSDEDVGNDSGQHSRPANTSAEGLQKGIFRRESKHGVYPLNSKEIEKESDGGHSQKDSEAEEIDSKKESDLVKMTGPYIRKSEENRKNIDMFDNLPNRDMNIEDEENKNFVKESKRNEQDVLFDSERGSTEEPDSYLEGDSASQQGTADGFEQPESVEFSSGEKEDDEVETDVNLWYSRKCIEQGHEEEIEHRMSKFLTKYDFKCDCLSEIPEEQEGEDDSEGSGIEEQEIEANEEMPGGKEKEAELLSDDLTNRAEVSEGEGEPRGEAEHLPEGGGEGIGKEGDSGVERRRSEEVEEEKDRAEGEMESLGKGEKDLEEEEEQEPEEREQGHQEERKKGMEEGEGGEQGEGEGEEEEEGGEEKEEEEEGEEEKGAGKEEGEGEEEPEGKGEEVGEGQEEEGGEEEGEGGEEERDKKGQEGEEEGEGEEVGEGQEEEGEEEGEGGEEERDKKGQEGEEEGEGEEVGEGQEEEGEEEGEGGEEEGEGGEEEGEGGEEERDKGQEGEEEGEGEEVGEGQEEEGEEEGEGGEEEGEGGEEREGEEGGQEERQEGEEEGEGEGQEGEGGEEEGQEGEEEEGKGQEGEEEGEGEEEEEGEGEEEEGEGEGQRGEEAEEEGEEEGEEEGQEGEEEGEGEGEGEGEEEEEGEGEEGKGEEEEEGEEQEEEGEGNQREKEGKLGERKEEEKRRREEEEEEEEDEEEVEGKSQETGNEERGRQGRQGEGKESKKVRESRGSVKYNKDKTHPKKLIAEREGKGKEHEVQRFKMPVRSKQLLENGPPASKKFWNNVLPHYLELK
- the RPGR gene encoding X-linked retinitis pigmentosa GTPase regulator isoform X1 — its product is MPRVSLWGPRGLPGPSSGLRRSFRPHRVPPTSFPAQAQASRSAISMREPEEMVPDSGAVFTFGKTKFAENTPSKFWFKNDIPIYLSCGDEHTAIITGNNKLFMFGCNNWGQLGLGSKSTVSKPTCVKALKQEKVKFAACGRNHTLVSTEGGKVYAAGGNNEGQLGLGDTEERNTFHLVSFFTSQHKIKQLSAGSNTSAVLTEDGELFMWGDNSEGQIGLNNITNVCVPHQVTVGKPISWISCGYYHSAFITTEGELYTFGEAECGKLGLPPELLVNHKVPQLVPGIPEKVIQVACGGGHTVVLTENAVYSFGLGQFGQLGLGTFIFETSEPRIIDDIKDQKISHISCGENHTALITDIGLMYTFGDGRHGKLGLGLENFTNQFVPTLCSNFLRFIIQLVACGGCHMLVFATPRLDMLEDNDSDEMNDCYLPSSTFLPISDLTSGTVLNRSLSARMRRREREKSPDSIRMPRTLPPTEGTLVPPTCFSPRSVPFCVSESDLLEKIMPEKEGSMQPLEPDYFQYKMTKEKETDNFSSVDSESLGETTDVLNMTHMMSLNSNEKTLKLSPIQKQKKQETIEKLKQHTAQTENDDSNEYESEEMSQKMKEGKTYKQLLAKGMYAMQAPVTVEAFSDEDVGNDSGQHSRPANTSAEGLQKGIFRRESKHGVYPLNSKEIEKESDGGHSQKDSEAEEIDSKKESDLVKMTGPYIRKSEENRKNIDMFDNLPNRDMNIEDEENKNFVKESKRNEQDVLFDSERGSTEEPDSYLEGDSASQQGTADGFEQPESVEFSSGEKEDDEVETDVNLWYSRKCIEQGHEEEIEHRMSKFLTKYDFKCDCLSEIPEEQEGEDDSEGSGIEEQEIEANEEMPGGKEKEAELLSDDLTNRAEVSEGEGEPRGEAEHLPEGGGEGIGKEGDSGVERRRSEEVEEEKDRAEGEMESLGKGEKDLEEEEEQEPEEREQGHQEERKKGMEEGEGGEQGEGEGEEEEEGGEEKEEEEEGEEEKGAGKEEGEGEEEPEGKGEEVGEGQEEEGGEEEGEGGEEERDKKGQEGEEEGEGEEVGEGQEEEGEEEGEGGEEERDKKGQEGEEEGEGEEVGEGQEEEGEEEGEGGEEEGEGGEEEGEGGEEERDKGQEGEEEGEGEEVGEGQEEEGEEEGEGGEEEGEGGEEREGEEGGQEERQEGEEEGEGEGQEGEGGEEEGQEGEEEEGKGQEGEEEGEGEEEEEGEGEEEEGEGEGQRGEEAEEEGEEEGEEEGQEGEEEGEGEGEGEGEEEEEGEGEEGKGEEEEEGEEQEEEGEGNQREKEGKLGERKEEEKRRREEEEEEEEDEEEVEGKSQETGNEERGRQGRQGEGKESKKVRESRGSVKYNKDKTHPKKLIAEREGKGKEHEVQRFKMPVRSKQLLENGPPASKKFWNNVLPHYLELK